From Methylomonas sp. EFPC3, a single genomic window includes:
- a CDS encoding efflux RND transporter permease subunit — translation MFSIFIKRPVMAIVLSLSFLFMGFLAIRTLPVSQFPDIAPPRVTISLSFPGSSADVLVKSSLITIERAINGVPGMKYIVSDATSAGEATIQVLFELGVDPNIAMVNVKTRVDQVMSRLPNLVRLEGVVVNFVQPSMLMYVNLYSKDKNADQKFLFNYAYVNVIPEIQRIYGIAQAQILGARQYAMRIWLNPDRMRAYSVSTEEVMDAIAKQSIIGRPGRIGQSTGMAAQSKEYVLIYQGWYNTPEQYADIIIRANSEGEILRLKDIAKVDLDSEFYNIYSDKDSFPSASIVLKQNYGTNATKVIEDVKAKLEELKKSFPEGMDYEINYDVSRFVEASIHKVLHTLGEAFVLVTLVVFLFLGDWRSTLIPILAVPVSLIGSFAVMSAFGLSINLITLFALVLAIGVVVDDAIVVVEAVHAKMEAEHLSPYTASRQVLGEIGGAIVAITLVMVSVFVPIAFMNGPVGVFYRQFSIAMASSIVISAVVALSLAPVLCAMILKNSHDQPKRKTPITLFIDGFNYLFEKVTGRYVKLLDVVVTRRIVTVAVLAAFSFGIFTVDKTLPAGFIPGEDQGMIYAIIQTPPGSTIEVTNKVARQLEEVAEKIDGVQSVSSLAGYEVLTEGRGSNAGTCIINLKDWSERKVSVQDVIRQLEEKTHDFGAVIEFFQPPAVPGYGAASGLAFRLLDKTTGTDYFQFDKLNQEFMAALRKRPELTGLFTFYAANYPQYELKIDNKLAMQKGVNIDKAMENLDIMIGSTYEQGFIRFNNFFKVYVQALPEFRRFPTDVLNYYVKNDAGEMVPYSAFMTVVPQQGPNELTRYNLYNSAAIRAEPAPGYTSGDAINAIKEVAKTTLPQGFDVAWEGLSFDEAARGNEALVIFVVVLVFVYLVLAAQYESFVLPLVVICSLPAGIFGSFLLLKTMGLANDVYSQVGLVMLVGLLGKNAVLIVEYAVQRQEQGLSVREAAIEAAKARFRPILMTSFAFIAGLVPLAFATGAGAVGNRTIGTSALGGMLFGTVFGVVLIPGLYYIFAKLIEGKRMIKHEDVNPFTETYHYGTQDADE, via the coding sequence ATGTTTAGCATATTCATTAAAAGACCGGTCATGGCGATCGTGTTGTCGCTCAGCTTTCTGTTCATGGGCTTTTTGGCAATCCGTACCCTGCCCGTTTCGCAATTTCCGGATATCGCCCCGCCGCGGGTAACGATTTCCTTGTCCTTCCCCGGTTCCAGCGCAGACGTACTGGTCAAATCCTCGCTGATTACCATCGAGCGCGCCATCAATGGCGTACCCGGCATGAAGTACATCGTCTCGGACGCCACCAGCGCCGGCGAAGCGACGATACAGGTCTTGTTTGAGTTAGGCGTCGATCCGAATATCGCCATGGTTAACGTCAAGACTCGCGTGGATCAGGTGATGAGCCGCTTGCCGAATCTGGTGCGACTTGAGGGTGTGGTGGTCAACTTCGTCCAGCCCAGCATGTTGATGTACGTTAACCTCTACAGTAAGGATAAGAACGCCGACCAGAAATTCCTGTTCAACTACGCCTACGTCAACGTCATCCCGGAAATCCAACGCATCTACGGCATCGCCCAGGCACAAATCCTCGGCGCCCGCCAATACGCGATGCGGATATGGTTGAACCCGGACCGGATGCGCGCCTATAGCGTTTCGACCGAAGAAGTGATGGACGCGATCGCCAAGCAAAGCATCATTGGCCGGCCCGGACGGATCGGCCAAAGTACCGGTATGGCGGCACAATCCAAGGAATATGTGTTGATTTACCAGGGCTGGTACAACACGCCGGAGCAGTACGCCGACATTATTATCCGCGCCAACTCGGAAGGCGAAATCCTGCGCCTGAAAGACATCGCCAAGGTCGATCTGGACAGCGAGTTTTACAACATTTATTCGGACAAGGACTCCTTCCCGTCCGCGTCCATCGTCCTTAAGCAAAACTACGGCACCAACGCCACCAAAGTCATCGAAGACGTTAAGGCCAAATTGGAGGAATTGAAAAAATCCTTCCCGGAAGGCATGGACTACGAGATCAACTACGACGTCTCGCGCTTCGTCGAAGCCTCGATTCATAAAGTCTTGCACACCCTGGGCGAAGCCTTTGTATTGGTGACCTTGGTGGTATTCCTGTTCCTCGGCGACTGGCGCTCGACCTTGATTCCGATTCTGGCGGTGCCGGTGTCGCTGATCGGCTCGTTCGCGGTGATGTCCGCTTTCGGTTTGTCGATCAACTTGATCACGCTGTTCGCGTTGGTGCTGGCGATCGGCGTGGTGGTCGACGATGCCATCGTCGTGGTCGAAGCGGTGCATGCCAAAATGGAAGCCGAACACCTCAGCCCCTATACCGCCTCGCGGCAGGTCTTGGGCGAAATCGGCGGCGCCATCGTCGCGATCACCTTGGTGATGGTGTCGGTATTTGTACCCATCGCCTTCATGAACGGCCCAGTCGGGGTGTTTTACCGGCAGTTCTCGATTGCGATGGCCTCATCCATCGTCATTTCTGCTGTCGTCGCGCTGTCCTTGGCGCCGGTATTGTGCGCGATGATCTTGAAAAACAGCCACGACCAGCCGAAGCGTAAAACCCCGATCACGTTGTTCATTGACGGCTTCAACTATCTGTTCGAAAAAGTCACCGGACGTTACGTCAAACTATTGGATGTGGTGGTCACCCGTCGCATCGTTACCGTTGCAGTCTTGGCGGCATTCAGTTTTGGGATCTTTACCGTCGACAAAACCCTGCCGGCCGGCTTCATCCCCGGCGAAGACCAGGGCATGATCTACGCCATCATCCAAACGCCGCCCGGTTCAACCATCGAGGTTACCAACAAAGTAGCGCGGCAACTGGAAGAAGTTGCCGAAAAAATCGACGGCGTGCAGTCGGTGTCGTCCTTGGCCGGCTACGAGGTATTGACCGAAGGCCGCGGTTCCAACGCCGGTACCTGCATCATTAACCTGAAGGACTGGAGCGAGCGCAAGGTTTCGGTACAGGACGTGATTCGGCAATTGGAGGAAAAAACCCACGACTTCGGCGCGGTGATCGAATTCTTCCAGCCGCCGGCAGTACCCGGCTACGGCGCCGCATCGGGCTTGGCCTTCCGCCTATTGGACAAGACTACCGGCACCGATTACTTCCAGTTCGACAAACTCAACCAGGAGTTCATGGCCGCCTTGCGTAAACGCCCGGAATTGACCGGCTTGTTCACCTTTTACGCCGCCAACTACCCGCAATACGAGTTGAAAATCGACAATAAACTGGCGATGCAAAAAGGCGTGAATATCGACAAGGCCATGGAAAACCTGGACATCATGATCGGCAGCACCTACGAACAGGGCTTCATCCGCTTCAATAACTTCTTCAAAGTTTATGTGCAGGCTTTACCCGAGTTTCGCCGCTTCCCGACCGACGTCTTGAACTATTACGTGAAAAACGACGCCGGCGAAATGGTGCCCTACTCTGCCTTCATGACCGTCGTTCCGCAACAAGGCCCGAACGAACTTACCCGCTACAACCTGTATAACTCGGCGGCGATCCGCGCCGAACCGGCACCCGGTTACACCAGCGGCGACGCGATCAATGCGATTAAGGAGGTTGCCAAAACCACCTTGCCGCAAGGCTTCGATGTGGCCTGGGAAGGCTTGTCTTTCGACGAAGCGGCGCGCGGCAACGAGGCGCTGGTGATCTTCGTCGTGGTATTGGTGTTCGTCTACCTGGTGTTGGCAGCCCAGTACGAAAGTTTTGTGTTGCCTTTGGTGGTGATTTGTTCCTTGCCGGCAGGTATTTTCGGCTCCTTCCTATTATTAAAAACCATGGGCTTGGCCAACGACGTGTACTCCCAAGTCGGCTTGGTGATGCTGGTCGGCTTGCTCGGTAAAAACGCGGTGTTGATCGTCGAATACGCTGTGCAGCGCCAGGAGCAAGGTTTGTCGGTGCGGGAAGCGGCCATCGAAGCGGCCAAAGCGCGGTTCCGGCCAATTCTGATGACCTCGTTCGCCTTCATCGCCGGCCTGGTGCCGCTGGCATTTGCTACCGGCGCCGGCGCGGTCGGCAACCGCACCATTGGCACATCCGCCTTGGGCGGGATGCTGTTCGGCACCGTGTTCGGCGTGGTGCTGATTCCAGGGCTGTATTACATCTTCGCGAAATTGATCGAAGGCAAACGCATGATCAAACACGAAGACGTCAATCCATTCACCGAAACCTATCACTACGGTACCCAAGATGCTGACGAATAA
- a CDS encoding alpha/beta hydrolase, whose protein sequence is MSVVLPLSGLMRRWLSAFFLVLVASGCAPTLVAPVPLVGSARLEDNRFVTADGEALALSVWPAEQPKAIVIALHGFNDYRRFFATPAEYLQTQRIASYAYDQRGFGESRTPGRWAGDDTYADDLGQFTRLVQARHPGVPVYLLGESMGGAVVVNAMTRPGKPAVAGVILAAPAVWGRDTMPWYQTSLLWTLYHTVPWMTLTGKGLKIMPSDNIEMLRALGRDPLVIKETRVDAIYGLTNLMDNALGAAEKLDDETLLLYGQKDQIVPAEPTNLFVEGLLSGRPDNKTVAYYQNGYHMLLRDLQAPVIWRDINAWIDHTLHRAEVQAANRL, encoded by the coding sequence ATGTCTGTGGTTTTACCCTTGTCCGGTTTGATGCGCCGCTGGTTGTCGGCGTTTTTTCTGGTGTTAGTCGCCAGCGGTTGTGCGCCGACGCTGGTGGCCCCGGTTCCGCTGGTCGGTAGCGCCCGGTTGGAGGATAACCGTTTCGTCACCGCCGACGGCGAGGCGTTGGCGTTAAGCGTCTGGCCGGCCGAGCAGCCCAAGGCAATCGTCATCGCCTTGCACGGTTTCAACGATTACCGGCGCTTCTTCGCGACCCCCGCCGAATATCTGCAAACGCAGCGGATTGCCAGTTATGCCTACGACCAGCGCGGTTTCGGCGAAAGCCGGACGCCGGGACGCTGGGCCGGTGACGATACCTATGCCGACGACCTCGGTCAATTCACCCGGCTGGTGCAGGCCCGGCATCCGGGCGTGCCGGTTTACTTGTTGGGGGAGAGCATGGGCGGTGCGGTCGTCGTCAACGCGATGACCCGGCCGGGCAAACCGGCGGTGGCCGGCGTGATCCTGGCGGCCCCTGCCGTCTGGGGCCGGGATACCATGCCCTGGTACCAGACCTCGCTGCTGTGGACGCTGTACCACACCGTGCCGTGGATGACCTTGACCGGCAAGGGCCTGAAGATCATGCCGTCGGACAATATCGAGATGTTGCGGGCTTTGGGGCGCGATCCGCTGGTGATCAAGGAAACCCGGGTCGATGCGATTTACGGTCTGACCAATCTGATGGATAACGCCCTGGGCGCTGCGGAAAAACTCGACGACGAAACGCTGCTGTTGTACGGCCAGAAAGATCAGATCGTCCCGGCGGAGCCGACCAATTTGTTCGTCGAGGGCCTATTGTCCGGCCGGCCGGACAACAAAACCGTCGCTTATTACCAAAACGGTTACCACATGTTGCTGCGCGACCTGCAGGCGCCGGTGATCTGGCGCGACATCAACGCTTGGATCGACCACACCTTGCACCGCGCCGAAGTGCAAGCCGCCAACCGGCTGTGA
- a CDS encoding right-handed parallel beta-helix repeat-containing protein, which translates to MPEYRPPGPCHTSFAPPLPARRGVTGRLRRGAVLACLIAMHDAAAKDWFVGPNRPLQRPSQAAAVAQDGDTVNIDAGVYRADVAVWPQHRLSLRGIGGLARLYADGQSAEAKAIWVLKGDGIEVAQIEFAGAASPALNGAGIRYEGRSLTVRNCLFHDNQMGLLTGANPEREVTIAGSEFRDNTVDYRLYGKLGHNIYIGNIKRFALRNSYIHDAAIGHNVKSRARQNFLFYNRIGDEKRASSYLVDLPDGGESYLIGNQLYQAADSENPAMVAFAAEHNQTEPHPLYLVNNTLVNAKPGSYFLHNHNVAAAVLVNNLLIGQTATILGPHRQAHNLWADGERFGNGNRFDYRLRAGAGAIDQGSAAGVSATGVDLTARFEYRHPLGLVPRPIQGPIDAGAYEFAGNR; encoded by the coding sequence ATGCCCGAATATCGGCCGCCCGGCCCTTGCCACACGTCTTTCGCACCGCCGCTGCCGGCAAGGCGTGGCGTAACCGGCCGATTACGGCGCGGCGCGGTGCTGGCATGCCTGATTGCCATGCATGATGCCGCAGCCAAAGATTGGTTTGTCGGGCCGAACCGGCCGCTGCAACGGCCCAGTCAAGCGGCCGCAGTGGCCCAGGACGGCGACACCGTCAATATCGATGCCGGCGTTTACCGGGCCGACGTGGCGGTGTGGCCGCAGCATCGGCTGAGCTTGCGCGGTATCGGCGGTCTGGCCCGACTATACGCCGACGGGCAAAGCGCCGAAGCCAAGGCCATCTGGGTGTTGAAAGGGGACGGGATCGAAGTGGCGCAAATCGAATTTGCCGGCGCCGCCTCGCCGGCATTAAACGGCGCCGGCATCCGCTACGAAGGCCGTTCCTTGACCGTCCGCAACTGCCTGTTCCACGACAACCAGATGGGCTTGTTAACCGGCGCGAATCCCGAGCGGGAAGTGACGATAGCGGGCTCCGAATTTCGCGACAACACCGTCGACTACCGGCTGTACGGCAAATTGGGCCACAACATTTATATCGGCAATATCAAACGCTTTGCGTTGCGGAACAGTTACATTCACGACGCCGCGATCGGCCACAACGTCAAATCCCGCGCCCGGCAGAATTTCCTGTTTTACAACCGTATCGGCGACGAGAAACGGGCGTCGAGCTATTTGGTGGATTTGCCGGACGGCGGCGAGAGCTATTTGATCGGCAACCAACTGTATCAGGCCGCCGACAGCGAGAATCCGGCGATGGTGGCGTTCGCCGCCGAACATAACCAGACCGAGCCGCACCCGCTGTATCTGGTGAACAACACGCTGGTCAACGCCAAACCCGGCAGCTACTTTCTACACAATCACAACGTCGCCGCAGCGGTATTGGTCAATAATCTGTTGATCGGCCAGACCGCGACCATCCTCGGCCCGCACCGGCAAGCACACAACCTGTGGGCCGACGGCGAGCGTTTCGGCAACGGCAACCGCTTCGACTATCGCTTGCGAGCCGGCGCCGGCGCGATCGACCAAGGTAGCGCTGCCGGGGTTTCCGCAACCGGCGTGGATTTGACGGCGCGATTCGAATATCGCCATCCCTTAGGATTGGTGCCGCGACCGATTCAAGGCCCGATCGATGCCGGTGCCTACGAGTTCGCCGGCAACCGCTAA
- a CDS encoding sigma-54 dependent transcriptional regulator, whose amino-acid sequence MNDTILIIEDEVLLGTELQRYYARLGFEALWVADCRQAREILFNPDLRPALILSDLSLPDGSGLDLLEETRGNISDCEWVFLTGYGDVPDSVRALRLGAFDFLIKPCVQEQLDMVVRSALRSAKAQRRISTESVNAGKRYAPETFLGSSTIARQTGDMLRQLSQAPYSALILTGETGTGKGLAARILHYNSERAKEPLIELNCAALPKDLLESELFGHEAGAFTGAKARHRGLIEQAHRGTLFLDEIGEMPLDLQAKLLKVLEDRKLRRLGAEKEISVDIRIIAATNRNLQDEVKNGSFRSDLYYRLSVFELRLPSLRERIDDLDDLVPALIAEFNLQAGKKVGQVSARAWQLLKSYSWPGNVRELRNVLERSVILSASQNLPEQWLPNEGLSGGAAAADFQPNAMPAKPDVAEGDTRLDLQFPTDGSMGLEDMESEIVRRMLEICKGNVMEAARILKTTREKVRYRIEKYQLR is encoded by the coding sequence ATGAATGACACTATTTTAATCATCGAAGACGAAGTCTTACTGGGTACGGAATTGCAGCGCTATTACGCGCGTCTGGGGTTCGAAGCGCTGTGGGTGGCCGATTGCCGGCAGGCGCGCGAGATCCTTTTCAACCCGGATCTGCGGCCGGCCTTGATCTTGTCCGACCTGAGCTTGCCGGATGGTAGCGGCTTGGACTTGTTGGAAGAGACTCGCGGCAACATTTCCGATTGCGAATGGGTGTTTCTGACCGGTTACGGTGATGTGCCGGACTCGGTGCGGGCATTGCGGCTGGGGGCATTCGACTTTTTGATTAAGCCTTGCGTCCAGGAGCAACTGGATATGGTGGTACGTAGCGCATTGCGCAGCGCCAAGGCACAGCGGCGCATATCCACCGAATCGGTCAACGCCGGCAAGCGTTACGCGCCGGAAACCTTTTTAGGCAGCAGCACGATCGCCCGGCAAACCGGCGACATGCTGCGCCAACTCAGTCAAGCGCCTTACAGCGCCTTGATTCTGACCGGCGAAACCGGCACCGGCAAAGGGCTGGCCGCCAGAATTCTGCACTACAACAGCGAGCGGGCCAAGGAACCGCTGATCGAGTTAAATTGCGCGGCGTTGCCCAAGGATTTGCTGGAGTCGGAATTGTTCGGCCACGAAGCCGGCGCATTCACCGGCGCCAAAGCCCGGCATCGCGGCTTGATCGAACAAGCGCATCGCGGCACGTTGTTTTTGGACGAAATCGGCGAAATGCCGCTGGATTTGCAGGCCAAATTGCTCAAGGTGTTGGAGGACCGTAAATTGCGCCGTCTGGGTGCCGAGAAAGAAATCAGCGTCGATATCCGCATCATTGCCGCCACCAACCGCAATTTGCAGGACGAAGTCAAAAACGGCAGTTTCCGCTCCGATCTGTACTACCGTTTAAGCGTGTTCGAATTGCGTCTGCCCAGCCTGCGCGAACGCATCGACGACCTGGACGACTTGGTGCCGGCGCTAATCGCCGAATTCAATTTGCAGGCCGGTAAAAAAGTCGGCCAGGTCTCGGCCAGAGCCTGGCAGTTGCTGAAGAGTTACAGTTGGCCCGGCAACGTCAGAGAATTGCGCAACGTTCTGGAACGGAGTGTGATTTTGTCGGCGTCCCAGAACTTGCCGGAACAGTGGCTACCCAACGAAGGCCTTTCCGGCGGCGCGGCCGCTGCCGATTTTCAGCCTAACGCTATGCCGGCCAAGCCTGATGTGGCCGAGGGCGATACGCGCCTGGATTTGCAATTCCCCACTGACGGCAGCATGGGACTGGAAGACATGGAAAGCGAGATCGTGCGCAGGATGCTGGAGATATGTAAGGGCAACGTGATGGAGGCGGCCCGTATCCTGAAAACCACGCGGGAAAAAGTTCGCTACCGGATCGAGAAATACCAACTGCGCTAA
- a CDS encoding ATP-binding protein, producing the protein MQADRREANLPIWITVALLSGLLMISLMIQLAMAWQSYQRILPLPKHIAHLARLQNALFDTEESLAGIDRQNGPVDPAIQLRLQHYLQELLQCGNHLAANTPDGLRAASQALNSSTPEPQQRLLQTLKILRGIFRDEAAAHGVLTESIAAAAKFEVELGIAITLTLPLSAVLLFYLMRRRIFQPLQQMGYMMELLGERRYQQIPLDRIDPTFAPIFANYNSMVVRLSELEAVHIQNRQNLESLVEQAAGTLIAQQRNLAQTERFAALGEISARLVHELRNPLAGIKMACINLQNQLQSGEVHPDAAQRIGLVINEIERIIGTLNHCLQGASHEPEPLRAILVDQAVSELLMLARYKLPKSISLEYRGCPGLVCRLPDTEFRQALLNMILNAQQAMDGNSGKIGISAVTDGRRMRLSVCDDGHGFAQEFLDNGIRDFVSQRADGTGLGLSMVRRFVRNLEGEIKLYNRQPRGACVEIILNCITPHHE; encoded by the coding sequence ATGCAGGCAGACCGGCGCGAAGCCAATCTACCGATTTGGATCACCGTGGCGTTACTGAGCGGCTTATTGATGATTTCGCTGATGATTCAATTGGCGATGGCGTGGCAGTCTTACCAGCGAATTTTGCCGCTGCCCAAGCATATCGCCCATTTGGCGCGGTTGCAGAACGCATTGTTCGATACCGAGGAAAGTCTGGCCGGAATCGATAGGCAAAACGGCCCGGTCGACCCAGCCATCCAACTTCGCTTGCAGCACTATTTGCAGGAGTTGTTGCAGTGCGGTAATCACTTGGCGGCGAACACGCCGGACGGCCTGCGCGCTGCGTCGCAAGCGCTGAACTCTTCAACACCGGAGCCGCAGCAACGCTTGTTACAGACGCTGAAAATACTACGCGGCATTTTTCGTGACGAAGCTGCCGCCCACGGCGTGTTGACGGAATCGATCGCAGCGGCGGCCAAATTCGAGGTGGAATTGGGTATCGCAATCACGCTAACCTTGCCTTTGAGCGCAGTCTTGTTGTTTTATCTGATGCGGCGGCGGATTTTTCAGCCCTTGCAACAAATGGGTTACATGATGGAATTGCTCGGCGAACGCCGCTACCAACAGATCCCGCTGGACCGGATCGATCCGACGTTTGCGCCTATCTTTGCCAACTACAACAGCATGGTGGTGCGTCTCTCGGAATTGGAGGCGGTACATATCCAAAACCGGCAGAATTTGGAAAGCTTGGTCGAGCAAGCAGCGGGCACCTTAATCGCTCAGCAACGCAATCTGGCCCAAACCGAGCGATTCGCCGCGTTGGGGGAGATCAGTGCCCGCCTGGTACACGAATTGCGCAACCCCTTGGCCGGAATCAAGATGGCTTGCATCAATCTGCAAAACCAATTGCAAAGCGGCGAGGTGCATCCCGATGCCGCCCAGCGCATCGGGCTGGTGATCAATGAAATCGAGCGCATCATCGGCACTCTTAACCACTGTTTGCAAGGCGCCAGCCACGAGCCGGAGCCGCTCAGGGCAATTTTGGTCGACCAAGCCGTCAGCGAGTTATTGATGTTGGCTCGTTACAAGCTACCGAAATCCATAAGTTTGGAATATCGGGGTTGCCCGGGTCTGGTATGCCGCTTACCCGATACCGAGTTCCGCCAAGCCTTACTGAATATGATACTGAATGCGCAGCAGGCAATGGACGGTAATAGCGGTAAAATTGGCATTTCGGCCGTGACCGACGGCCGCCGCATGAGGTTGTCGGTGTGCGACGACGGCCACGGTTTTGCCCAAGAGTTTCTGGACAACGGCATCCGCGATTTCGTCAGCCAGCGGGCGGACGGCACCGGCCTGGGGCTGTCGATGGTCAGGCGTTTCGTCCGTAACCTCGAAGGCGAAATCAAACTTTATAACCGGCAGCCACGCGGCGCCTGCGTCGAAATTATCCTCAACTGCATCACTCCACACCATGAATGA
- a CDS encoding efflux RND transporter periplasmic adaptor subunit: MTNKTHVLLSLLAILLTACQPEDTESHAEKPKLEATTPIRESTSVTKEYVCQIHAYRHIEVRALERGYVQSIFVDEGQLIRQGQSMFKIMPNIYQAELLKAQAEANNMNIEYLNTKGLADQKIVSPNELALAKAKLDKANAEVKLAETHLGFTDINAPFEGIMDHLNVRNGSLVEDGALLTTLSDISKLWVYFNVPEAEYLDFKTHKNDETIAKVKLRMANGQIYNQDGVIETIEADFDNTAGNIEFRATFANPDKLLRHGETGTILMKKPYKNALLIPQKATFEILDKTYVYVVNGDGKLEQRLITIEAELPHIFIIKNGLKDGEKILLEGLRKVHAGDQVELNLLPPEKAFAELQLYTE, translated from the coding sequence ATGACAAATAAAACTCATGTCTTACTGAGCCTACTTGCAATTCTATTAACCGCCTGCCAGCCGGAGGATACCGAGTCTCACGCAGAAAAACCGAAATTGGAGGCAACGACTCCAATCCGGGAAAGCACGTCTGTTACCAAGGAATACGTATGCCAGATTCACGCCTACCGCCATATCGAAGTTCGCGCGCTGGAAAGAGGCTATGTCCAAAGTATCTTCGTTGATGAAGGCCAATTAATCCGCCAAGGCCAATCGATGTTCAAGATTATGCCCAATATTTACCAAGCCGAATTGTTAAAGGCTCAGGCAGAAGCTAATAACATGAATATCGAATATCTGAATACTAAAGGGTTAGCCGACCAAAAAATCGTTTCGCCCAACGAATTGGCTCTCGCTAAAGCCAAATTGGACAAGGCCAACGCCGAAGTGAAACTGGCAGAGACCCATTTAGGATTTACCGACATCAACGCTCCATTCGAAGGCATCATGGATCATTTGAATGTCCGAAACGGCAGCTTGGTCGAGGATGGTGCTTTACTCACCACCTTATCCGACATTAGTAAGTTGTGGGTCTATTTCAACGTGCCGGAAGCCGAGTATCTGGATTTCAAAACCCATAAAAACGACGAGACTATCGCCAAAGTCAAATTAAGAATGGCTAACGGCCAAATTTATAACCAGGACGGCGTAATCGAAACCATAGAAGCCGATTTCGACAATACCGCCGGCAATATCGAATTCCGTGCCACCTTTGCCAACCCAGACAAACTACTCCGCCACGGTGAAACCGGCACCATATTAATGAAAAAGCCCTATAAAAACGCCCTATTAATCCCGCAAAAAGCCACTTTCGAAATTCTGGATAAAACCTACGTTTACGTCGTCAACGGCGACGGTAAACTCGAGCAAAGATTGATTACTATCGAAGCCGAGTTACCGCACATATTCATTATTAAGAACGGTCTGAAAGACGGCGAAAAAATATTGTTGGAAGGTTTAAGAAAAGTCCATGCCGGCGATCAAGTCGAACTCAACTTATTGCCGCCGGAAAAAGCCTTCGCCGAATTGCAGTTATACACCGAATAA
- a CDS encoding CBS domain-containing protein gives MLAKIAVVDYMSTKMITVTPETEITQAVKKLLDHKITSLPVVDERGKLVGVFSEKDGMKVFVGSAYNQTLEGTVGEYMTKDPQLVNGGDSLVDVAAKFQETSTRSFPVMQNGELAGMISRIDVLRALLAIR, from the coding sequence ATGTTAGCCAAAATTGCGGTGGTCGATTACATGTCGACCAAAATGATAACCGTCACTCCTGAAACCGAGATTACTCAGGCCGTCAAGAAATTGTTGGACCATAAAATCACCAGTTTGCCGGTGGTGGACGAGCGCGGCAAATTGGTCGGCGTGTTTTCCGAAAAAGACGGCATGAAAGTCTTCGTTGGCTCGGCCTACAACCAGACCCTGGAAGGTACGGTTGGTGAATACATGACCAAGGACCCGCAACTCGTCAACGGCGGCGATAGTTTGGTCGATGTTGCTGCCAAGTTTCAAGAAACGTCCACCCGCAGTTTTCCGGTGATGCAAAACGGCGAACTGGCGGGCATGATCAGCCGGATAGACGTGCTGCGCGCACTACTGGCTATCCGCTAG
- a CDS encoding antibiotic biosynthesis monooxygenase — MHVTLVHVHVKPEHIDDFIAATRLNHLASVQEAGNRRFDVLQVPDNPSQFILYEVYATAEDAAAHKQTAHYLTWRDTVADWMAQPRQGVPYKALFPEA; from the coding sequence ATGCATGTCACTTTAGTCCACGTTCACGTCAAACCCGAACATATCGACGACTTCATCGCCGCCACTCGTTTGAACCATTTAGCGTCAGTGCAGGAAGCCGGCAACCGCCGCTTCGATGTACTGCAAGTGCCGGACAACCCCAGCCAGTTTATCTTGTACGAAGTCTATGCCACGGCCGAAGACGCGGCGGCGCACAAACAGACTGCGCATTATCTGACCTGGCGCGACACGGTCGCCGACTGGATGGCCCAGCCGCGTCAGGGAGTGCCATACAAAGCCTTGTTTCCGGAGGCTTAA